One genomic window of Tachypleus tridentatus isolate NWPU-2018 chromosome 12, ASM421037v1, whole genome shotgun sequence includes the following:
- the LOC143235097 gene encoding U-scoloptoxin(18)-Er1a-like isoform X1, whose amino-acid sequence MGSIGTTIFFVVCMCLIFNVSGDKLYHPQSSLVQQPIDNVHRSDKTWEIGATCRYTNDCKSGCCLYNRKTEKRTCQKMAIKGERCTSGQIKLNSYVDFCPCAKGNKFCEYPDNVCKE is encoded by the exons ATGGGATCTATCGGGACCACGATTTTCTTTGTAGTTTGCATGTGCCTCATATTCAACGTATCAGGCGATAAACTCTACCACCCCCAGTCTTCTTTGGTGCAGCAACCAATCGACAACGTTCACAGATCA GATAAAACCTGGGAGATAGGTGCAACATGTCGCTACACTAACGATTGTAAAAGTGGTTGTTGTCTCTACAATCGTAAGACCGAAAAGAGAACTTGTCAGAAGATGGCAATTAAAGGAGAACGTTGTACCAGTGGTCAGATCAAGTTGAACTCCTACGTGGATTTTTGCCCGTGTGCAAAAGGAAACA